CATACTCGTAGAGAATCCGCTAATATAGCGGGTTTTTTCGTTTGTCTAGACGTTGACTGTTAACGTGGACAACTCGCAGATATGCGCTCCATGCATCGCAGATATACGCGCCTAATCCCTCGTTTTCTTACCGTACTTATTATCGAAGGAGACGGTGTGGAATGGATAAACGTAAAGGAAGAACAATTAAGAGTGAGCGCACATCAACACGCTTACAACATTCGTTAGACTATTTGTTCGATTATTACTACCAGGCGAAGAAGTCGGAAGGTCGAGCGGAGAATACGCTAAAGACATACGTACAAAATTACAATTACTTCTGCGAATTTCTGGACGAGCGTACGATCATTCGTGACATCCGGAATATCAACGTTGAAGTAGGGCGTGATTACATAATTTGGTTACGCGATGAAAAGCGGAGATTTAGTGATAACTGTAACGTTCCGGAATCTGTTCGCACTGTGGGACTGCTTCCGAAATCAATTAACACGCGCATTAAGAATATGAAGACGATGTTTAAGTTTCTAAAAGAAGAGGAAGTAATTGAGCAGACCCGTTTACGTATTTAAAGAACGTACAGGACATTGGGAAGGATATTGACGTGCTGACCGCGGAAGAGATGAGCGACCTTCTCAAAGCGCCAAACCAACGCAAGTACAGCGACTTTCGAGATTTCGTTGTAATAAATCTCCTAATTGACGGGATGTTACGCGTAGACGAGGCGTTAACATTACGAAAGACTGACGTTGACTTCACCGCATGTTGTGCAACTTTACGGCGAGAAGTGACCAGGACGCGTAAGCCACGAATTGTACCGATCACAAAACGAACTGCTAAGCTGATGCAAGAGTTAATCCGCGAGTCAACGGAGTTTGGTAGTGACTATATATTTCTTAATAATTATGGGGAACGTTTGGTTCCGAATCACTTCCGTCACCAATTAAAGAAATATGCGGATAGGGCGGGAATTGAGAAACGTGTATATCCACATTTACTGAGGCATTCAGGGGCAACGCTCTTCTTAGAGGAAGGCGGTTCACAACGTCATTTGCAAGTGATTTTTGGTCACGCGGACGGACGTATGACGGCCCACTACACCCACCTCTAAGATAAGAACGTTAAAAAGAATCACGATGAGTTTTCCCCTCTGAACGCTGTTATTGGGAAACTGGAAAAGCCGCGCAAGACGAACCGACAGTCTAAGTGACCCACCAGGCGAGCAAGTGAAGAATAAAAGAGGCGCAGTTCTCGCGGGTAAAAGTTCCGTTGAGGGCTGCGTTTTTTTTGTCGTTTCTATATAGTAATATTTTCCTATGCATAGTAGAATAGAACTACGAAAATACAGGGGAGAAGGTACATAAT
This Paenibacillus xylanexedens DNA region includes the following protein-coding sequences:
- a CDS encoding tyrosine-type recombinase/integrase, producing MLTAEEMSDLLKAPNQRKYSDFRDFVVINLLIDGMLRVDEALTLRKTDVDFTACCATLRREVTRTRKPRIVPITKRTAKLMQELIRESTEFGSDYIFLNNYGERLVPNHFRHQLKKYADRAGIEKRVYPHLLRHSGATLFLEEGGSQRHLQVIFGHADGRMTAHYTHL
- a CDS encoding site-specific integrase; translated protein: MDKRKGRTIKSERTSTRLQHSLDYLFDYYYQAKKSEGRAENTLKTYVQNYNYFCEFLDERTIIRDIRNINVEVGRDYIIWLRDEKRRFSDNCNVPESVRTVGLLPKSINTRIKNMKTMFKFLKEEEVIEQTRLRI